The DNA sequence AGAAATATCATAGAAGAGGTAATCTTCATATCTATGTCTACAACTAGTGCCGAgtactactcccccttttttcAAGTTACAACACCCCGGCAAATTCCCAAATGAATCATCCAAACAATTATTGCAGTCGATCTTGGACAAGTCAGGTGAGCATTGCACAAGCCCATATATGGTTTTAAACCCTGCAGATTTTATACTGTCTAAAGCAAATTTTTTAAGAGAGCCACCAGCCATAGCTCGACTTTTCAGATTATCTAATAAGCTTCTAAGATCTTTGAAATACGCCTCTACGGTATCGGGGTCGGATGACGCGTTCTGAGTGTTATATAGTATAACTCTTGGAAAACTTTCCATGAACCCAAACAAGGAGCGGTTAGAGTAGCGCAACATACAATTATTGTGCCATAGGACTACCTCCTTCTGGTATGGGCAGAGCTGTTGGACAAGATGTGTAGACTCGTTAAGACATCTTTGGCAGGAGTCGGGCATGGCGTCCCCGTCGCATAGCGCCATTGCAAAAACTTGGTCGTCGGCGTTTCCGTAAGAGAGATTATAAAAGCCGTAGCCATTGTTGTTTTGGGAGTTGGGAAGGGTGGAGAGGAGGTGATTGAGATTGTCGTGGTAGGTACTGTTAAGGGTGTAGTTACCTTTGTCAATACAGTAGTAGTTCTCCGCTGTGGCTTGTTGAGCAACTACCATGAAGATTGAACAAACTAGTGGAAAAAATATTGATATCATTTCCTAAGTATATGCTTCTACGATCTTTGAGAAGGGTTTTATTAAAGAGAAATAAACACGAAAATTACTAAGTATATCAACAGACTGcgctttcaaaaaaaataaaataaaaaaatcatctgcACCATTATTCATTCTTCTTGTTCAAAAGacatttcaaataataaatacaagtcttcacaaaaaattaattttccttAGGCGTTTGGTTCACGTCCATCAAATGTCCAACCCAAACAATGGAGTATATGTGGTCCGGTCCGCAACGACGCAGGACTttcgtatatatttatttttagtaaagCAAACTTTCATTAAAATTAAGAAGAATAGGCTTTAAAAACCAAAGTTTGTAGTGTGCCACTTCGCCAACAGAAAAGGACTTAAAATCACTGTAGTGTTGTTGAAAACACTGCGATAGTACACCCAATTAAAATCAATATATATCATCTTATAGACCAAGCTCTATAGCTACTATTATTACCGAATATATTCTTATTtcttagaaaaattaaaattcaattttactttatttcaaaaatttaagaaCAAAAATTAACACACAcccaaaataattctttttattatataagCCTCCTTTATCTTCACTATATTAAACATCATATTTATATAATCATTttactattatatataaatttatataaaaatatattatatattatagagGGCTTCGCCTTCTATGGcgcaccaaaaaaaaaaaatgcacaaATACACtccatttatatatttttgatagggttttgtttattaatatacatataaaaaaactataatGTATCCGTTAAAGGGGATGTACTAATGGattagtatatatttattaccATGTTTCACCTTTTGGGCTCTGTTTACATTAGAATGGCTCAGGGAACAAGAAGCGCAACTTATAAAGTTTGCTATATTTCCACATAACCTAGGAAATGGAAAAACTTTTTGATTTGTTGGTACTTTttgaaagggaaatttgattttctatacttaaaaatgttcaaatttttttttttgaaccaatacattttacactatgaaaaatatgactcttttttcaaaactccaaaaatacccccctctatctactttgtctctctctcggaccgaataaaaaaaaaaaaaaacatatggttcgatggtcggaccacatggtccgatggggtccgaccaatcggaccccatcggaccatgtggtccgaccatcggaccatgtcCATCTCTCTCTTCGTTTTCCTCaaattgaaacaaaaaaaaaagagaaaaaaagtcCTATTGCTTTCTCCCACACAAAGTACAGTGGTGTGCATGCAAATCCAAATGTAATAAACTGCATTCATACCCAAGCCAataatttatacatattattagtATTCTTTCATTTTCAATGCATCTAATTAATGTGTTAATTTATGTAATAATATATGTACCTGGTGGATAAGCATTAATGTGACAGCCAAAGGGGTTTTTGGGAGAAGGGCCAAAGCGTTGGAGCATTAATGTGACAGCCAAAGGGGTTTTTGGTATCAGATTGGACCACCACGCAcgattgtgttttttttttttttttttttttcagtttgagGAAAACAAAGAGACgctggtccgatggtcggaccacatggtccgatgggaccccatcggaccatgtggtccgaccatcggacctctggtctttttttttttttccccagtttgagagagaggaagagagagagagaggggctggGTTCGAGAGAAGGGGCTGGGTCGTGCGTGGTTCGGACGGTGGTGCGTAGTCGGGGTGGTGGGTAGTCGTCGGTGGCCGGGCGTGGTGGTCGGAATGAGGCAGCCATGGGAGAGAGAGGTTCGGGATGAGGCATCCATGGCTGatttcattttttgatttttttcaaatggGAGGGGTATTTGTGGGATATGGGAAATGTGGTCATATATTACCAATATTATTAAGTATGTATTTAGGGAAAAAATTTtaagattttctaagtatagaaaatcaaatttcccttttgaaaactaattttaaaaagattgtgagttttaagtttaaaaattgtttttaaattattgaaattaaaaattttctaaatattcactcacttttttattttgaaattttcaactaattacaaatttaatatttaaattcatAAACATTAAATCACActataattaatcacatttttaaaaacaatttattacatataaaatttaatttttgtttccaaattatttttttagaaaatacagtttTCCAAATCACATTgcaaaagaattttttaaaattaaaacatctttaattttttttttatattttattaactaaAGAGTAACTAAAAGACGAACAAAATTTATTTCACCAATTACTTTCTGAAGTTATTATAaagtaatttattatttatttaaaagttactataattttgataagtaaccaactgtgttttttttttttttggaataagaAGAGGATATATTATTAGCACTATGAACAAAATTACAACCTAACTCTTCAACACCAATACGAATACAAACCCACCCTCAATCAAAACAATTGATTAAACCAATTAATGTCTATACCACTTTTTCCATAGACCCCTGTATACATCAATCTGATATATACGTCAAATTTAGTATTCTGTGTAGTATGATGGACTATCCACACTTTCCTTTCCCAAAAAGCCACATTTCTAACTCTTCAAATTGTGTAAATCACAGCCATGTATGCACCTTTCTTGAGCTTGCTCAACCGGCTTCTCTTAACCCACAGAAGGAGACCTTCTATTGACAACTGCCTGGTATGGATGTTCAGCCAATTTGTGATGAAATCCAAACACAACCTGTTGTAAGAACAAGCAAAGAGCAGATGAGTATGATCTTCATCATCCTGACCACACAAAAAGCACCTGGAGTCTTCCATGGTTATTCCAAAATGAATTAGTCTGCCTTTCGTTTTGAGATGCTGAAGCAAACGATCAGCCAAACAAAAAAATCTATGCTTTGGAACACAGTTTTTATTCCACAACTCAGCAAAGCAAAATTTGTTTCCTTCAGCAAAAGAGATATCGTGATAAACACCACCAATGGAATAATGGCTCTTTTCTAACTCTGCTTTTGAAATCTGCATTAAAAGTCTGTCCTTTATCTTGACAATTTGCTTTCAGTACCAGCTACTATCATTGTGAATACTCCCATTAATCTTGGTCTTTTATGTAGAAGGAGTGCACCCATTTAATCCAAAGGCTATCTTTTTAATAGCTATAGCCACACATGTTTTCCTATGGGCCACATTCCATTGAATTATCATGAATTTTTTTCCCAGTTATTTTAAGATATATTAAtagattaatttatataaaaaaaaaatatctataaaatgctaacaaaatcaaaatttaaaatggatcaaccaaaaactatatccaTAAATAATGTTATTTTTCATAACAAATGGTATCTTTTGTTATTACCATGAGTGCAAACAATAATCCTTACAAAATTTTACTTCCATACATGATTAGGTACAACCACTCCCATTTTGGAAGTAAAAAATTATCACAAATATTATCGAGGAAAAGGTTCAGTACTTGAAGCTTCATTAATAGATTCGCCTTTTGAATGATTTGATGATTTAGTGTTGTTACGCATAAAGAATGCCGGCTCAGAGGGCAGtggaagagaaagagagttaCTGTTTAGCATGAGCACAATAGCATTCATAGTTGGTCGATTTTCTATATTTTCTTGGACAGACAATAGTCCTATATGAATGCATCTCATTACATCAGATGCTGACCCAACTCTCATTAATGGATCAACCATTTTTGAAGTGTTTCCTTCTCTCCATATTCTCCACGTCTGCAcaccaaaaataatataaataatgttATATTCCTAATAATGATATTATAGATTAATTTGTGTACAACTCTTGAGTACTCTTATTATAAATTGTACTTACGTAGCTTAAAAGGTCTTCTACATACTCGCCTTGACGGAAAGAACTATTTTTCTGACCGCTTactatttctaaaattaaaacacCAAAATTGAATACATCAGATTTGACTGAAAAATGTCCACGAAAAATATATTCCGGAGCCATGTATCCactgtaaaaattaaaaattaataatcaaagttagtatatatatcaagtataatatatatagtactcTATTAATTCTCTAGTTGTAGAGATTAATGTGTACTTACTATGTTCCCACTATATGTTTTGTCTTGCCTTGGGTTTGATCCACTACAAAATGTCTTGCCATTCCAAAGTCTGCAATTTTAGGATTCATGTCTTCATCTAGCAAGATATTACTAGCTTTGAGATCTCGATGGATAATTTTTAAACGAGAATCTTCATGAAGGTAAAGAAGTCCTCGAGCTACGCCTCCTATTATTTTGTAACGTCTATCCCAATCCAAAGTGACTCGGTTTCTTGGATCTAAATACATATTCATGCAAGTTTATGATTAATTTAGTTAAagaattaagaaaatatattcaTCAAGATTCTGTTTTAAAAAGAGCAATGTCACCGTACCAAATATAAAATGATCAAGGCTTGCGTTTTGCACAAACTCATAGACAAGAAGCCTTTCACTTGCTTCCAAGCTGAAACCGAGAAGTCTAACAAGATTGCGGTGTTGAAGCTTGGCAACTAGCATTACCTCATTCTTGAATTCTGCATCTCCTTGGCTTGAATCCCTCGACAACCGTTTTACGGCTATGTCTTGTCCATTGGGAAATCTCCCCTGAATTACACCACAGAAAATTTTACGTGTGAGATCAATTTAATGTTgggaatttatttatttgggaCCACATTAATTATAGATAAAAAATGTGTGTTAGGTTATCGTATAAATAAGTCAAAGAGATGTAAtctattttgaaataaaatttataacttAGCATAATtgtcattaattattaataagtaaatatatttCCCTATTTTACATGGTAACATTTCATACTCCCTATCATCATAAGACAATAAAGCTTGAAAGAATTTTTAATGTAAAGTTGAATGATCATATCAttctaaaattgattttatgaACGGTATgcttttattaatatttgattttattgatTGATTCTCATCAATTAATtagagttaaatttaaattttgtacttGAATTTTTACCTTATAAACTGCACCAAAACCACCTTGTCCAAGCTTATTATCCTCAGAAAACTGATCCGTGGCAACATTAATGGTTTCAAAATCGTACTGCAACGACTCCGCACTTTCAATTTCATCAACTGGTTCGTATATTTTCAGAGCTTGAGCATCACAAACATTTAATAAGTTATATACTTCAtgaaaatatatcataaaccTTTTcacaaatttaataaattagctCTGTCATTCTTTTAATTAGCTTATACAATAGGTGTAACAAAATCTTAGATCTGTTGTTATTGGGTTGACATCGCTATAgagtttttaaaagtaattatgtTCCAAAACAGAGGACAAAATATAGGTGAAGCCTTTTTCAAACTAATAAGAGAAATTAATAATGTCTCAACCAACCTTGAACTTTGTTCTTTGATTTCCTTAATCTTAAACACACGGCGAGGAAGATGATTAGTACCACAGCTGAAAGTGTGGCCACAACAGCAATAATGATATTTCTAGTCTTGTCACTACTCTTTTGTCCTGCAAATTAAACAGTAATATTTGCTCTATTAACTATAACTCAAAATATAACACTATATAAGTACCAAGTCCTTTCAAGGCTTCATTACCTTCTGTATCATTGTTCATGGTGTTATTAGTCGGCCATGTCGTTAGTTCTGGGGATGGAGGCGGCGCGTTATTTGGAGATACATAAAACAAGTATTTCTCATACCTTACACTACAACTCGGGACAATAATTCTGGCTCCTACTTTCCCAGAACAACATCTCGGAATTTGACCGTACACGATATTCAAACAATTGATACATTGTTGCTCGGACAAGTCTGGGGTGCACTGTACGAGTGCGTAAATGGTTAAAAACCCTGGAGCCTTCGCATTTCCGGCGGCGTACTTACGAAGATAGCCTCCAGAAGCGGCTTCGCTTTTCAAACCATCTAATAAAGTGCTAAGATTATCAAAATGCTCTTTAACGTTAGAAGACGACACGTTTTTGTTGTTGAACAAAGCGTAACTTGGGGTAATCTCTGGACTTCCCAACAAGGACCTATTCGAGTAACGTAACATGCAGTGTTCGTACACACATAATGCCTCCTTCTGGTTCGGGCAGATGTCTTTGAGCAGTTGCGTGGAGTTGTTGAGGCAACTCCGGCAGAAATCGGGTGTGATGTCTCCGCGGCAGAGTCCAACTGCGTAAACTTGGTCTGAGCCTTTGCCGTAGGAGAGATTGTAAAAGCCGTAACCGTTGTCGTTTTGGGATGTGGGAAGTGTGGTGAGGAGGCGATTGAGGTTTGCTTGGTAGGTACTATTGAGGGTGTAGTTACCTTTGCTGTTTTGACAAGAACGGTATACGAATCTTGACGGTTGGGCTGTGGCTTGTTGAGCAACTAGAAGGAATATATTACACACAAGAACAGAGATCAGTAAAGACATTATCGCCATGTGTAGCGTTTTTATTGGTCTGGTCGATATGTCTTGCTGTAGTAAATGAAGCCTGTACTAAAAGTTTCCAACTTGAGATTCATAGAGTTTATTTTATtagcttaattatataaataattatctgTAAATTACGGACTCTCTTTTCCTGGTACTTGCATTTCTCATTATTTTAGTGATCTATTTTCAattgataaaattaaaattaaatcacaatatatatatttcataataTGTCAAACTtgaaaattgataaaattagtagaataaaatattgttcTTACTATTATATATTTGAACACGGTGCCGGGTTGACTTAGTTTTGAGTAACAATGAATCAATGATATATATTTTGACTGATTGGAATGGAACGGGGATATTACTTTGAAAGTTGCTTAATATGtagcttttttttatatatataatttatttttgaagataTATTATGATAGTACGAGAGATTGTGACGGgagtatatttataaaattataatgacaaactttttttttaaaggatCAATTGAAGAACTttgaataataattgaaatgaaatgaaataaacAAAGACATAacaatatcttatcttattgtgaaattaaattaaataacttTTTCCTTTAAATAAGTTAACTTAAACaattttaagtttatataattataaaatttaaactcattaaaaattcaaaacatatatgctataattattttaagaggatttttaattatttgcatctaattaaaaatttataaatgcactccatttcaataatttttattttgtataaaatatatatctttaattaatactactttttttttcttccttctcatattttaaaataatgctcatataaaataaaaacaaaatatattttaaagattaagaaaataattttttttacatttttacatttttgtcataaaagaatatgaaaataaaattaataagtaTTATCATTAATTGAAGAAAATGtgaaaataattcaaaaaatattaaaagtaattttttaaaaataatttaaatttatttttttaatatggaatgtatttataattttgtgtCGTGGAAttaataaaactttttttttgttaattaggtttatctcctttattttctattatatttTCTGTTCTAAATTTTCACAGTGTTCTTTGGACACCTTCCCACAAAGATCTTATTTCCAATAAAAATAGTGTCGATTCTTAAATAGTGCTAAcaaaaaaatggtcaaaaaatagagttatctatttttttttttttgttaaactaATACAATTATAGTGTTTATGATTGGAGTTACTCTTAGAAGGGGaatattaaacaataaaaacttaatttgaagaggattattattaaaaaactgacaaaagaaaaaattggattGATGACCTACTTtgagtaataaataattaattgttagtGTAATAATATTCAGCAAGTGATTACTTAactttacataaaattataggAGCTCccgatatttttattttatcttttaaaatataacattatttttttattttatctcaaATTTTATATAACACTGTATATTAACGTCTCTAAAGTATAATTAATCcagttattatttttagtaactTTACTAtaattaagtaaattattaGTATATAGGAATCAAGGAAGCCTTGAGTTggataaaagtaaaaattggaTA is a window from the Cannabis sativa cultivar Pink pepper isolate KNU-18-1 chromosome 1, ASM2916894v1, whole genome shotgun sequence genome containing:
- the LOC115707461 gene encoding cysteine-rich receptor-like protein kinase 44, which codes for MAIMSLLISVLVCNIFLLVAQQATAQPSRFVYRSCQNSKGNYTLNSTYQANLNRLLTTLPTSQNDNGYGFYNLSYGKGSDQVYAVGLCRGDITPDFCRSCLNNSTQLLKDICPNQKEALCVYEHCMLRYSNRSLLGSPEITPSYALFNNKNVSSSNVKEHFDNLSTLLDGLKSEAASGGYLRKYAAGNAKAPGFLTIYALVQCTPDLSEQQCINCLNIVYGQIPRCCSGKVGARIIVPSCSVRYEKYLFYVSPNNAPPPSPELTTWPTNNTMNNDTEGQKSSDKTRNIIIAVVATLSAVVLIIFLAVCLRLRKSKNKVQALKIYEPVDEIESAESLQYDFETINVATDQFSEDNKLGQGGFGAVYKGRFPNGQDIAVKRLSRDSSQGDAEFKNEVMLVAKLQHRNLVRLLGFSLEASERLLVYEFVQNASLDHFIFDPRNRVTLDWDRRYKIIGGVARGLLYLHEDSRLKIIHRDLKASNILLDEDMNPKIADFGMARHFVVDQTQGKTKHIVGTYGYMAPEYIFRGHFSVKSDVFNFGVLILEIVSGQKNSSFRQGEYVEDLLSYTWRIWREGNTSKMVDPLMRVGSASDVMRCIHIGLLSVQENIENRPTMNAIVLMLNSNSLSLPLPSEPAFFMRNNTKSSNHSKGESINEASSTEPFPR